Proteins from a single region of Leucoraja erinacea ecotype New England chromosome 25, Leri_hhj_1, whole genome shotgun sequence:
- the si:ch211-110p13.9 gene encoding uncharacterized protein si:ch211-110p13.9 isoform X2, with translation MASVERLPVCLPEWSVGIRRFRFVFLSSSNSVTLCQDFQDNLIPLFLGADVIAKTSIRTENHPRIHAKFAKRGLATKLTFSSEFRFEGLKIPTMVNSLWFYSIQGLFRIAFEMYNKEQQLDVLVVLQELWKARISDPVLNEQYDVKVLQNFHGGELHENCLPDKYSQNSLSALHPSIQRANKLSDNFCSRTSFLDYTNTSIVNQGDHNYCVQERILQETEEPWIGNSLCGETLSDDPLAIKFRSIYQTFKMLSSERHKEHGKAIILLFDIVELIINETISAQKLADMILQLLTNLQDLIIKAETTETRVNSIYSSHMLFSVSKWLGRQFYIANGSISKQVEEFKTVHINRITDLPPAEELVDKLFPEAMKVLLLSWMGLEDNSALWKRQSEYPIVLLILEFANHNLITGVAHVLYSSLICK, from the exons ATGGCTTCTGTTGAACGATTGCCCGTCTGTTTACCCGAATGGAGCGTGGGCATCCGGAGATTCCGCTTTGTTTTCCTGAGCTCGTCCAATTCAGTAACGTTGTGCCAAGATTTTCAG GATAATCTGATTCCCCTCTTTCTTGGTGCTGATGTGATTGCAAAAACTAGCATTCGCACTGAAAATCATCCAAGAATTCatgcaaaatttgcaaagagaggATTGGCAACCAAGCTCACTTTTAGTTCAG AATTTCGATTTGAGGGACTGAAAATACCAACCATGGTGAACAGTTTGTGGTTTTACAGCATTCAGGGGCTTTTTCGAATTGCTTTTGAGATGTACAATAAAGAACAGCAGCTAGATGTTCTTGTTGTCCTACAG GAATTGTGGAAAGCAAGAATAAGTGACCCTGTTCTGAATGAACAATATGATGTTAAAGTTCTGCAAAACTTCCATGGTGGAGAACTGCATGAAAATTGCCTTCCTGATAAATACAGCCAGAACAGTTTATCTGCATTGCACCCAAGCATTCAAAGAGCAAATAAGCTTTCTGATAATTTCTGTAGCAGAACTTCATTTTTAGATTATACCAACACCAGTATTGTAAATCAGGGAGATCATAACTACTGTGTACAAGAAAGAATTTTACAAGAAACCGAAGAACCTTGGATAGGTAACTCACTGTGTGGAGAAACTTTGAGTGATGATCCTTTGGCCATCAAGTTCAGATCAATATATCAGACTTTTAAAATGTTATCATCGGAAAGACACAAGGAACACGGGAAAGCAATTATACTGTTATTTGATATTGTGGAACTCATAATAAATGAAACGATATCAGCACAGAAGTTGGCTGATATGATACTGCAACTTTTAACTAATCTTCAAGACCTCATTATCAAGGCAGAAACCACTGAAACGAGGGTTAATTCTATTTATTCCAGTCACATGCTCTTCTCTGTAAGTAAGTGGTTAGGACGTCAGTTTTATATTGCAAATGGCTCGATCAGCAAGCAAGTAGAGGAGTTTAAAACAGTCCACATCAACCGAATCACAGACTTGCCACCTGCCGAGGAGCTGGTGGATAAACTATTTCCTGAAGCCATGAAGGTTTTGCTGTTAAGCTGGATGGGCCTTGAAGACAATTCTGCGTTGTGGAAACGACAAAGTGAATACCCAATAGTGCTACTTATATTAGAATTTGCCAACCATAATCTAATTACTGGTGTTGCTCATGTTTTATATTCAAGCTTAATTTGTAAATAA
- the rsrc2 gene encoding arginine/serine-rich coiled-coil protein 2 isoform X1: MAGSETEQDELVLKKSPSDTGKQSEGSTSSKSPKSCKHHSSRSQSRSRSRSKSREKKQKSESENRKRRRSRSRSKEERRRDLKEKSTAKRVKSSEQQNDKEQNKWRERLSSTENGEDRPKRKEKKASKAKSYSRSRSRERRRRSRERKRSRSRKRSRSRSKEKRSRSRDRRSRSRNRRSRSWDRHSRSKDKRSKSRDRRLSKDRRSRSRNKRSRSKDKRSRSRDRRSRSKDKRSRSRDRHSRSKDKRSRSRDKRSRSKDRRSRSRGRRSRSKDRRSRSWDKRSRSKDKRSQSRDKRSRSRDRSSRSKDKRSQSRDKRSRSKDKRSRSRDGCSRSKDKRSRSRDRRSRSKDKRSCSRDKRSKSRGRRSRSRDRHSSRDRHSRTKEKKRRPKSRSRSRSRVRPRRSRSRSKEKRKRKFSRSRSRSRTPPAFRGRNAAMDAQEALARRLERAKKLQEQKEKELLEKQKEEQTDVADTTNGSVGNVNQPTVSSGSVLNVAALLASGTQVTPQIAMAAQMAALQAKALAETGIAVPSYYNPTAVNPMKFAEQEKKRKLLWQNKKEGDKSQTAELWEKLNFGNKDQNVKFRKLMGIKDEEEVGTPVPNPAESFKTLKQQEEMFRNLDAQYEMARSQTHTQRGMGLGFSSMRGMDTI, translated from the exons GGAAGTGAAACTGAACAGGATGAATTAGTTTTGAAAAAATCCCCATCTGACACAGGAAAGCAAAGTGAGGGATCAACATCATCAAAATCTCCCAAAAGTTGCAAGCATCATTCTTCACGATCCCAGTCTAGGTCAAGGTCGAGATCAAAATCTAGGGAAAAGAAACAAAAGTCCG AAAGTGAAAACCGGAAACGCAGACGAAGTCGCAGCAGAAGCAAAGAG GAACGAAGACGGGATTTAAAAGAAAAATCTACAGCCAAAAGGGTGAAGTCATCTGAGCAACAAAATGACAAGGAGCAAAACAAATGGAGAGAACGATTAAGTTCAACAGAAAATGGAGAAGACCGACCAAAACGAAAAGAAAAGAAAGCTTCAAAGGCTAAAAGTTATTCCCGGTCCAGATCAAGAGAGAG ACGACGTCGCAGCCGTGAAAGGAAGAGATCCCGGTCAAGGAAGAGATCGCGTTCAAGGAGTAAAGAAAAGAGATCTCGGAGCAGAGATAGGCGGTCAAGAAGCAGAAACAGACGCTCAAGGAGCTGGGACAGGCATTCAAGGAGTAAGGACAAGCGGTCAAAGAGTCGGGACAGGCGCTTAAGCAAAGATAGGCGATCGCGAAGTAGAAACAAACGGTCGAGGAGCAAGGATAAGCGATCTCGAAGTCGGGACAGGCGCTCAAGGAGCAAGGACAAGAGGTCGAGGAGTCGGGATAGGCACTCGAGGAGCAAGGATAAGCGGTCAAGGAGCCGGGATAAGCGGTCAAGGAGCAAGGATAGGCGATCCCGAAGCCGGGGCAGGCGTTCAAGGAGCAAGGATAGGCGATCCCGGAGCTGGGACAAGCGGTCAAGGAGCAAGGATAAGCGATCCCAGAGTCGGGATAAGCGGTCAAGAAGCCGGGACAGGTCTTCCAGGAGTAAAGATAAGCGATCTCAGAGCAGGGACAAACGCTCAAGAAGTAAGGATAAGCGATCTCGCAGTCGGGATGGGTGTTCAAGGAGCAAGGATAAGAGATCTCGCAGCCGGGACAGGCGCTCAAGGAGCAAGGATAAGAGATCTTGCAGCCGGGACAAGCGCTCAAAAAGTCGAGGCAGGCGCTCAAGGAGTAGGGACAGGCATTCGAGCAGAGACAGGCACTCAAGAACCAAAGAGAAAAAACGACGACCAAAATCACGTTCAAGATCGCGATCGAGGGTCAGGCCACGCAGGAGCAGGAGTAGAAGCAA AGAAAAAAGAAAACGCAAATTTAGCAGAAGTAGAAGTCGTAGCCGGACTCCCCCAGCATTCAGAGGTCGCAATGCTGCCATGGATGCTCAAGAAGCATTGGCTCGCAG GCTTGAAAGAGCAAAGAAGCTTcaggaacaaaaagaaaaagagctGCTGGAAAAACAAAAAGAGGAACAAACCGACGTTGCAG ACACAACTAATGGATCAGTTGGAAATGTCAACCAGCCAACAG TTAGTAGTGGATCCGTTCTCAATGTTGCTGCACTCTTGGCATCTGGCActcaagttacccctcagattgcgaTGGCTGCGCAAATGGCAGCCCTCCAAGCCAAGGCATTGGCTGAAACAGGCATAGCCGTACCTAGTTACTACAACCCAACTGCTGTCAATCCAATGAAGTTTGCAGAACAGGAGAAGAAACGCAAACTCCTCTGGCAGAATAAGAAAGAAGGG GACAAATCACAGACTGCAGAATTATGGGAGAAGCTAAATTTTggcaataaagaccaaaatgtaaaATTTCGAAAGTTAATGGGCATCAAG GATGAAGAAGAAGTGGGAACTCCGGTCCCAAATCCTGCTGAAAGTTTCAAAACTTTAAAGCAACAGGAAGAAATGTTCAGGAACTTGGATGCTCAATATGAAATGGCACGATCACAAACTCACACGCAGAGAGGCATGGGCCTGGGTTTCTCTTCAATGAGAGGAATGGACACAATTTAA
- the rsrc2 gene encoding arginine/serine-rich coiled-coil protein 2 isoform X2 has protein sequence MERRRDLKEKSTAKRVKSSEQQNDKEQNKWRERLSSTENGEDRPKRKEKKASKAKSYSRSRSRERRRRSRERKRSRSRKRSRSRSKEKRSRSRDRRSRSRNRRSRSWDRHSRSKDKRSKSRDRRLSKDRRSRSRNKRSRSKDKRSRSRDRRSRSKDKRSRSRDRHSRSKDKRSRSRDKRSRSKDRRSRSRGRRSRSKDRRSRSWDKRSRSKDKRSQSRDKRSRSRDRSSRSKDKRSQSRDKRSRSKDKRSRSRDGCSRSKDKRSRSRDRRSRSKDKRSCSRDKRSKSRGRRSRSRDRHSSRDRHSRTKEKKRRPKSRSRSRSRVRPRRSRSRSKEKRKRKFSRSRSRSRTPPAFRGRNAAMDAQEALARRLERAKKLQEQKEKELLEKQKEEQTDVADTTNGSVGNVNQPTVSSGSVLNVAALLASGTQVTPQIAMAAQMAALQAKALAETGIAVPSYYNPTAVNPMKFAEQEKKRKLLWQNKKEGDKSQTAELWEKLNFGNKDQNVKFRKLMGIKDEEEVGTPVPNPAESFKTLKQQEEMFRNLDAQYEMARSQTHTQRGMGLGFSSMRGMDTI, from the exons ATG GAACGAAGACGGGATTTAAAAGAAAAATCTACAGCCAAAAGGGTGAAGTCATCTGAGCAACAAAATGACAAGGAGCAAAACAAATGGAGAGAACGATTAAGTTCAACAGAAAATGGAGAAGACCGACCAAAACGAAAAGAAAAGAAAGCTTCAAAGGCTAAAAGTTATTCCCGGTCCAGATCAAGAGAGAG ACGACGTCGCAGCCGTGAAAGGAAGAGATCCCGGTCAAGGAAGAGATCGCGTTCAAGGAGTAAAGAAAAGAGATCTCGGAGCAGAGATAGGCGGTCAAGAAGCAGAAACAGACGCTCAAGGAGCTGGGACAGGCATTCAAGGAGTAAGGACAAGCGGTCAAAGAGTCGGGACAGGCGCTTAAGCAAAGATAGGCGATCGCGAAGTAGAAACAAACGGTCGAGGAGCAAGGATAAGCGATCTCGAAGTCGGGACAGGCGCTCAAGGAGCAAGGACAAGAGGTCGAGGAGTCGGGATAGGCACTCGAGGAGCAAGGATAAGCGGTCAAGGAGCCGGGATAAGCGGTCAAGGAGCAAGGATAGGCGATCCCGAAGCCGGGGCAGGCGTTCAAGGAGCAAGGATAGGCGATCCCGGAGCTGGGACAAGCGGTCAAGGAGCAAGGATAAGCGATCCCAGAGTCGGGATAAGCGGTCAAGAAGCCGGGACAGGTCTTCCAGGAGTAAAGATAAGCGATCTCAGAGCAGGGACAAACGCTCAAGAAGTAAGGATAAGCGATCTCGCAGTCGGGATGGGTGTTCAAGGAGCAAGGATAAGAGATCTCGCAGCCGGGACAGGCGCTCAAGGAGCAAGGATAAGAGATCTTGCAGCCGGGACAAGCGCTCAAAAAGTCGAGGCAGGCGCTCAAGGAGTAGGGACAGGCATTCGAGCAGAGACAGGCACTCAAGAACCAAAGAGAAAAAACGACGACCAAAATCACGTTCAAGATCGCGATCGAGGGTCAGGCCACGCAGGAGCAGGAGTAGAAGCAA AGAAAAAAGAAAACGCAAATTTAGCAGAAGTAGAAGTCGTAGCCGGACTCCCCCAGCATTCAGAGGTCGCAATGCTGCCATGGATGCTCAAGAAGCATTGGCTCGCAG GCTTGAAAGAGCAAAGAAGCTTcaggaacaaaaagaaaaagagctGCTGGAAAAACAAAAAGAGGAACAAACCGACGTTGCAG ACACAACTAATGGATCAGTTGGAAATGTCAACCAGCCAACAG TTAGTAGTGGATCCGTTCTCAATGTTGCTGCACTCTTGGCATCTGGCActcaagttacccctcagattgcgaTGGCTGCGCAAATGGCAGCCCTCCAAGCCAAGGCATTGGCTGAAACAGGCATAGCCGTACCTAGTTACTACAACCCAACTGCTGTCAATCCAATGAAGTTTGCAGAACAGGAGAAGAAACGCAAACTCCTCTGGCAGAATAAGAAAGAAGGG GACAAATCACAGACTGCAGAATTATGGGAGAAGCTAAATTTTggcaataaagaccaaaatgtaaaATTTCGAAAGTTAATGGGCATCAAG GATGAAGAAGAAGTGGGAACTCCGGTCCCAAATCCTGCTGAAAGTTTCAAAACTTTAAAGCAACAGGAAGAAATGTTCAGGAACTTGGATGCTCAATATGAAATGGCACGATCACAAACTCACACGCAGAGAGGCATGGGCCTGGGTTTCTCTTCAATGAGAGGAATGGACACAATTTAA
- the si:ch211-110p13.9 gene encoding uncharacterized protein si:ch211-110p13.9 isoform X1, with translation MASVERLPVCLPEWSVGIRRFRFVFLSSSNSVTLCQDFQVKDNLIPLFLGADVIAKTSIRTENHPRIHAKFAKRGLATKLTFSSEFRFEGLKIPTMVNSLWFYSIQGLFRIAFEMYNKEQQLDVLVVLQELWKARISDPVLNEQYDVKVLQNFHGGELHENCLPDKYSQNSLSALHPSIQRANKLSDNFCSRTSFLDYTNTSIVNQGDHNYCVQERILQETEEPWIGNSLCGETLSDDPLAIKFRSIYQTFKMLSSERHKEHGKAIILLFDIVELIINETISAQKLADMILQLLTNLQDLIIKAETTETRVNSIYSSHMLFSVSKWLGRQFYIANGSISKQVEEFKTVHINRITDLPPAEELVDKLFPEAMKVLLLSWMGLEDNSALWKRQSEYPIVLLILEFANHNLITGVAHVLYSSLICK, from the exons ATGGCTTCTGTTGAACGATTGCCCGTCTGTTTACCCGAATGGAGCGTGGGCATCCGGAGATTCCGCTTTGTTTTCCTGAGCTCGTCCAATTCAGTAACGTTGTGCCAAGATTTTCAGGTGAAG GATAATCTGATTCCCCTCTTTCTTGGTGCTGATGTGATTGCAAAAACTAGCATTCGCACTGAAAATCATCCAAGAATTCatgcaaaatttgcaaagagaggATTGGCAACCAAGCTCACTTTTAGTTCAG AATTTCGATTTGAGGGACTGAAAATACCAACCATGGTGAACAGTTTGTGGTTTTACAGCATTCAGGGGCTTTTTCGAATTGCTTTTGAGATGTACAATAAAGAACAGCAGCTAGATGTTCTTGTTGTCCTACAG GAATTGTGGAAAGCAAGAATAAGTGACCCTGTTCTGAATGAACAATATGATGTTAAAGTTCTGCAAAACTTCCATGGTGGAGAACTGCATGAAAATTGCCTTCCTGATAAATACAGCCAGAACAGTTTATCTGCATTGCACCCAAGCATTCAAAGAGCAAATAAGCTTTCTGATAATTTCTGTAGCAGAACTTCATTTTTAGATTATACCAACACCAGTATTGTAAATCAGGGAGATCATAACTACTGTGTACAAGAAAGAATTTTACAAGAAACCGAAGAACCTTGGATAGGTAACTCACTGTGTGGAGAAACTTTGAGTGATGATCCTTTGGCCATCAAGTTCAGATCAATATATCAGACTTTTAAAATGTTATCATCGGAAAGACACAAGGAACACGGGAAAGCAATTATACTGTTATTTGATATTGTGGAACTCATAATAAATGAAACGATATCAGCACAGAAGTTGGCTGATATGATACTGCAACTTTTAACTAATCTTCAAGACCTCATTATCAAGGCAGAAACCACTGAAACGAGGGTTAATTCTATTTATTCCAGTCACATGCTCTTCTCTGTAAGTAAGTGGTTAGGACGTCAGTTTTATATTGCAAATGGCTCGATCAGCAAGCAAGTAGAGGAGTTTAAAACAGTCCACATCAACCGAATCACAGACTTGCCACCTGCCGAGGAGCTGGTGGATAAACTATTTCCTGAAGCCATGAAGGTTTTGCTGTTAAGCTGGATGGGCCTTGAAGACAATTCTGCGTTGTGGAAACGACAAAGTGAATACCCAATAGTGCTACTTATATTAGAATTTGCCAACCATAATCTAATTACTGGTGTTGCTCATGTTTTATATTCAAGCTTAATTTGTAAATAA